TAGGTCGAGGCCGGGTCGGACCCAAAAGAACGGGTCGAGCGGAGGCTGCATTCTGGAGCTCTCGATCTGCAAATTTGGATTGAAAAACCGTTGTTGAGATCGATGCAAAAGGCCGACTCCAGGACAACGTCGAAGTTGACGACCAGGGCAACAGAGGCGGCGGTCGAGGGTGCCCATAACACTAGGGTCATACGACGACCGGGTTGGGTCGTGACGGGGTAGTCGCGGAGGCGGCGTTAGGAGGATCGCTGACGACCTGTGTTGTCGTTCTGGGCTCGGCGGTGGAGGAAACCAGGTCGGCGAGTAGGTCGAGCAGGTTTTCAAGGCAGCCGGAGGGGATAGCGTTGGCTCGGACGTGGAGGACCCAGATCAAAAGGGATAGGGTTAGTTGGCATGAAATGACACATGTTAATATATTAATGGGGAACAAGTAAGGGAATAGGATATTTGGGGACATAGGATTAGCTGCCCAAGATTGGAGATTTGGATTGGCCTGACCATGTGGTAGCAGTAATCCAGAGGGCTATTCCTGTGTGCCGAGGCATGTCCAGGTTAGGAAAAACCGAGAAACTGTTTGAGGCCTCAGTTTTTGGTTGTATTAATTTTCCAATCGGAAATATCAGTTTTTTTCTCTGCCTTGAAATGATCGATTGGCCACTGCAGGTCCACAAGACTCACAGTGCTCAAACTTGAAGAGATTAATCAAGAGATGGCTTTGTGGATAGGAAAGTTACAAAGAGAATAGGAACCCAGGAAGGATCAATGATCATCTTGGTTGAGTCATATTGCttggtttgtttgttttgcaagaaagaaaaggaacGCAAAATGGCCGAACTTGATGATGACCTACTTTGTTTTCATTTAGACTACTTGCATCGGCTGATCTTGTAAACGTCAATGTGTGTTGTAGTTTTCACATTGCACTTTTAGTTTTCAAAACGTTTTGATTTCATCTTGAAGTAACGAAAAAGATATTGAACTTTGAAAATTCATCGATTTGtgcttgaaacttgaaagggTCGATAACGGGCTCGGGTGATGTTGAAGGCTAGCTAAAAGGTACGTTGTTCCAAGTGATCAGTTAGATTCGACCTCTACAATAATATTCGAGGTTCTTCATACAGGTTAATTAGTCAGTTTCGACGCTTAAGATCGAGTCTTCTAAGATCCTGTTATGATTTCATAAATAGGTTTGCTGTACCTTTGCTCATGCTTAACTCGAGCTGCAAGTGTTCATGGCCATTCCGACCTCTCTTCCAAATTAAGAATCGTATATGAGTATTACTTTGGCGATTACTGAAGCATGTTCATCTATCTAGCTAGTAGGGATGGACTTTTTGACaccgaaaaaaccgaaaccggCCATAACCGAACCGCACCGAAATCGAGAAACCGGAACCGAACGGAATCACTGCGTCGGTGTcagaaaccaaaccgaaccgagtAATTGGTGCCGGTTATCGGTTTCATGCTTTCAAAAAACCggtagaaaccgaaccgaaccgagaattgacatttaaggttataacttgtatttgatgaaCATATGTAATCGATTGGGTGTTTATGCAAAACATAGAtttggtaataaatatatacatgtatagatatgtgattttgtacagggtaatatatgattttgatttttgtatgtgtacaattATGCATGCAGAGATCTAATGtaatgtttttgggttttgtcaACTAGCCCTCATGTTAAGACAAGTCTGAACATCCGGTGATGAAACTCATGGggtttaatgtttattttggttaacttgttgtgtttcagcaaaacactatttttgtttacttaatatttgagttcttGATATTTGGTGAATATAACttaattaaagtattgaacttgtagcttactccttcacttttaatctttttattttcactaGTCAAGTACGAAATGTCAATAAGGATAGTAGGTTTTATAACCGaaacaaaaccgaaaccgaatcGAATTATAGGTTAACCGAAACCACGATTTCTATGTATATTTTTCGATTTCGGTTTTAGAAaacatgaaaccgaaaattcggtgtcagttttcggttagtgctcataaaccgaaccgttgGCACCGAGTCCAGCCCTACTAGCTAGTCCTTTCAAGATTTAAAAAAGTGGCAAGGTCTTTAACAGTTGTATTGCTTGCTAAGACGAAGAAAGGAAAagtaacatgcatgcatgatggTATTTTGCATTTTCAATGTCCAATAAATAGTGGCAAGGTCAGAGTTACTGCGAGCAACTGGGTTATAAAATGAGGAAGTGTCCGAGTTGAGACCAATCATTCATTCAGATAGATGGGGGTAAACTAATGAGCTCGGATATTAATGAAACTGGAGGGTGGTTCCAGCCTTTCAGCTCAATCTGTTGGGATAGCTATTGCCCCAACGTACAAATGCTCATTAACTTGTACTAATCATCTCAAAAACTTCATGTAAATAATTACTGACTTTCTCACACTCATAGGGTATGGGCAGTTTCTACTTTCTAATCACATAAAAATAGGGAGAGATAGCATTACCTTGCCTTAGTCCTCTAGAAGGAACAATATTTTCCATCGGATCACCATTAACAATATAAGAGTAGGGCCGTTTTCATACCTAACATAATCTGACAAACCCATTCCACACAGAAACCCAACCGCAAAAGCCTAGTTTCAAGAAAACACCACTCTATTATGTCCTAGGCTTTTCTCTTACGTACCATACCAACCTTGCCTCTATGTCTCTTTTTTAAGCAATGTGAAATTTCGAAAGCTAAAAAAAAGTTATCATAAACTAATATTCCGGAATTAAACGCACTATGAAACTGGGAAATAATATCATTAAGAAGAAGGTTGAACCAATTAGCCAACAATTTCGATCTAATCTTATAAATGACGTACGTTGCATAAGATGATACGCCCAACCCAAAAACAAGCCAAAACACCAATGAAGGGACAACAAGTACCAACTTGAACTACCAACTCTCAACGTCGTCGTTTCATCTTTGAAGTCCAAACTAACACCCCATCCCTTACCCAAATGACATGAAGAGACACCCCTCCCAACCCTTAGATTCAAAGTCGCCCAATCCAAGAGCCATGATCATCCGCACTCTGGCCACGTAAGCCACCCTCATTGGCTGTGACAAACACCCTCTTACCAGTCCGACAACTCTCTCGGTTTACCAAATCAGCTTTCAACAAGTCGAGGAGAATGGCCACCATTGCTGTTGCTTGCTTCAGTTATCTCACAGCTCCCATCACCAGAACTCAAGGACTTTCTGGGTATTTCCCAATTCTCTCCTACCCTTTCTACACCCAATTCAGAACCTCCTTCTCTGCCTCCATGGCCACCCCAATCCATgtctctgcttcttcttcatcatcatcgtcgtcaCCCGCCATTGGTAAAGTTCCCATATTTCTCCCTCCCCCGTTTATATTTTAACTAaatattacattttttttactgAAGTTTACATTTTTACCATGTTTGATTGGTTGGATTGGTGAAAGGAGCAGATGAAAACAAAGGTGGAGGCTTTTCTGGAATGGTGGGAGCAAATGACCTGTTGATTGTTGGGCCTGGAGTACTAGGGCGTTTAGTAGCAGAGAAATGGCGGGAGGTAGTTGTCTTTTTGTCACTACTTTTTTGATTGATGATGGTGAATAACGTAGTCAGAATTTAGCTCCATTTTGTATTGGTTTAGTGATTCTGGAGTTTACAGGATCATCCGGGTTGTGAAATATATGGACAAACTGTGACAGTTGATCACCATGAGGAGTTGATTAAGGTGGGGATTAATCCATGTTTGAAGGGGACTAAAACGGATCATAAGTTTCCTAATGTTATTTTCTGTGCTCCACCATCTAGAACCTCGGATTATCCCGGTGATGTTCGGTGAGTGTTTGCATCGATTTGTAGTTAATTGAGTTGGAGATATCCTTGAAAGTGGTAGTTGGTAATTGCGGCGGCTTGTTTTTTGATCATTAGGCCTTTGTATGGTAGGATAGCTTGTGATAGTggtgataattttttttgtgttttttcaaTAGAGTGGCGGCTTTGAACTGGAATGGTGAAGGTTCATTCTTGTTCACATCAAGCTCTGCACCGTTTGATTGCAACGACAACAGTCCTTGTGATGAGGTTAGCTCATATTTCTTATGGTACCAAATCTTTTGGGGGTAAAGAGCCTTACTTGTGCACATTTCCTTTGGGGTTTTATCTTTTGAATTGATGCTGCCATAGTGCTTTAGTGATATAGAGAAGATTTAGCTGCGTTCAATtcaaattctttatttttatttttatttgtcatGGTGTCCATATTCTTTTTTGTGCAGGACTCTCCAGTGGTGCCGATAGGAAGGAGCCCCAGGACTGACATTCTTCTTAATGCAGAGAAAGTAGTTTTGGAGTTTGGTGGCGTTATTCTTAGATTGGCAGGGCTTTACATATCCTTTATGGAAGTTAAATTCTGAATACATTACTAGAATATTACTTGTCCAAATTGAAAGTGACCTTGACTATGTCTACAAAGCAGATAGAGGTGCCCATGTTTATTGGTTATCGAAGGGGACTGTGGATGCAAATCGAGATCATATTCTGAACCTCATACATTACGAGGTGATAATATCATCCTGTTGTATTTTGGATTATGATATATTATCTAATGTAGTTCAAGTAATATGTATTATTCTCTCCCACGTATATTATATTACAGTTCTATACTTCTAGTATGTCTTCCTGGCTTCAATTTACTCTGTTCAGTTTTGGGTTTTCTTCTGATAATTAGAATTACTTTTCTCCTGGCTTTATATTACCACATTGTcagtaatatatttatatttttgttcctCTGTATGACTGTATCAGTGTTATAATGTGGTTGATTAAAAACTTAATTGCTTTCGTACAGGATGCAGCTTCCTTATCTGTTGCAATCTTAAAGAAGCGATTACGTAGTCGGATTCTCTTGGGTTGTGACAATCATCCACTGTCCAGGTTTTaatctttacactgtttgaTGCCCTTAAAAACTGTTGGTCAATTTACTTCAGCATACTGTGAACCAGAGTGTGTACATGTATATGGTGATTTAAATCTTTTCAGAGGATTTATTGTTTATTTTGTTCCGCATTTCGATGAAGTGCTATAATTAAATTTTCAACTGAATCAAATCTCTTGTTACTATGACATCTACATCATATGAAGATAGTATTTACATATTCTCCTTTTCATAGAATTTGTCTACATTGGATCCCTTTGATTATCTGGGCTGGAATTATGTGGATGATTAAAGTGTTAATTCTAATGTTGGATCAACCTATTACTGGAAAATCTTACTTTGATGTCAAGTGATCCTGTTTCATACACAAGCCATCTGCACACACATAAATAGTTTTTTGACACTGATTCTTATTTTACACATCCGTTTGATAACCTAAAGCATCTGTGGCCTTTGCAGGAAAGAAGTGATGGACTTGGTCAATAAAAGTGGGAAATTTACCGAAGTGTTTGACAGTTTTACAGGTAAGCTTCTTAGTAGTATTTCATATAAATATTTGAAGGGGGATTCAAATCTTTCCAGCTTGTTTAGAGAACTTAGTTTGAGATTTTTACAGAGGAGAAATATTATGGAAGAAAAGAAAGCATTTCTAGACTTTACTTGGCATGGAGAGagataaaatttaatttaaagtCATCAAAATGGAAAAAAGTGGGTGAGAAGACTTGTTAAGGGTCCAAAATCTCTCTTCTTTCCATTTCCCCTTTATAAAGGGAAAAATTTATAGCTTCATTTCTCATATTTTCCTGCAGTGATGGTACTTTTTGTCCAAGACTAAGTTTTTGAAGTTCTTAAGTACTTGTTGTTTCTGAGTTCCAACTACTCAGTAGTTTGAAACTCATATGTAGTGGTGTTTATGCAGGAACTACTGATCCACTGGGTAAGAAATTGAACAACTCAAAAACTCGTTCAGAAATAGGGTGGGAACCTAAATACCCCAGTTTCGCTCAATTCCTCGAGAGTCTTTGAACTATATCATTGGTAAGTATTGGTTGATATTGCCCATGGAATATTTGCGATGGAGATGCTGAACATGTAAAGTTTATTTGCAAATTTTGGAGATGCTGCAATGGCTTGGACATCTGTAGAGAACTGACAATTCTGGACCTCTTCAACCAGCATCCATGGAAACTGAGTAGCTAGTATGAAATTTAACTTCATGTATCTTTGTACAGGCAGCTTATATATCATTGGTCCCAATCAATCTCTTGATTAATTTTATCTCTGTTCTGTTGCATAAGATGTATCCACCTGCTTATGCACAAATATTGTTTCTCTTCATGAATTTATAGTATTGTATTCTGATTTGGGTGGAAATTCGATAATCTCTATAACATAAGCATTAATGGCTGAAATTTATTAATGCAACTTGTTGTTCAGTTTAGACATGATCCTTTTTTGAAGGTGGTGATGAaatatttctctttctctaatcatccatttatgtttCAACAGATGCTCATTTCcctttgtttcattattttccATCAGCTCCCCCTTTTCTTTTACCCAGTAGAAAGAATTTTTTTGCTTCTGAAAAGCTGTCAACTTAGACAGAATTTGCTATCCGCCAGTCGATCTCCATTGATTTATATCCAGTTGGAGATGAAACAGTCCAACCATTCTCCCCTTTATGGGTTTCTTAAATACCAGTTGGCGATAAAGTCATGGAACTCCAAAGGAGCAAAGATTGTTTCTGTTACAAGAAATGTTGATTTACTATTATACTTAGCGGTAAAAGAAGGAACAGATGAGGAAAGACAACATTTTCTGCAGTAGTCAACTTGTTATACTAATCTAGCAATGTAGCGGGGACCAGGTCACGAGGCTATCAACCTATCAGAGACAGGTCCGTACTAGAATGCAAATAAAGTATATGTTTCAAGTCAAGCTGACTTTGAGAGTTATGGTGTATATGTAGACAATTCTGAATCCTGGATCTCATACTTGCACAAAGCTTGAAGCTTCTGCAACTTGACTTCATTGTTCATATACAGCTTGTAGGTGACATACGAATGGGGAAGTTGTGCTGTTCAGTAGACGACGACGAAGGTCTTAGCCTCACGGCTGTTCTTGTGGTAATTGTGGTAGCTCTTGTTGTTATGACTCTGTTTGCCCCTCAGCCGCGGcgtggaggagttgttgcaaTATACCGCTGCTATTGATCCGTCCAGGCATTTTCCTTACGACATTAACATCGTTGCTCTGTCATTTTATACATCAGTATTGCTTGAATTTGATGTAAATGGTGTAATGTGCTCATTTTACCAGGTCTTGTAGTTATAATGTATTTTATTATGTAATAAGAGACATTCTTATACTTTTAGGATATGAAATTGTTAGTGTGCATTCTGGTTCATTTCCTTGTTATTCAACATTCCAACTTCACAAATCCAAGTAAAATTTTGGCCTTCTTAATGAACAATCCAGGATAATCTATTGTAAACCGGAACCATACAAGTGATTTCTTGTGACATTCCATAAATACCAAGTGATTTCAATGATTCTTCATGAATCTGGGCTGTATTCTGGAGAAAAAAATGAGAGAACTTTTTCCTTGGGGATATCTCAAATCTCCTATGTTTGATCCAGAGGGAGAGGGAGCCAAGCAGTTTGACCCTCGAGTTTCAACTTTCTTGGTCTTCCTAACCTGCTTCAACTAGATTTATTAAATGTGATTAAGTTATAAAGTTGACAGGTAACGCATAACTTTCAAGAGCAAGACAATGTCTGGATGCTCAAATTGTGATTAGGAAAAGCAAATTACACATTCAATCTTAGACTTCGTTAATCGTTTCTGTTCTTCTTTACAAGATAATGACACCTTGCAGAAAGGACACAACATTAAGAAATCAGTATGAGCGAACAAATTCCTTCTGGACCAATATATTAAGTACCAACTAATCCACATGCTTAATATGTTCACACTGGCTCAGACATGGTAGGACTATTTTCGATTTGAATGTATCAATTATCAAACCATGAACCCATTTAGTACTGATcgatgaatgtaaaaagtCCAGAGGCATAAGCAGCCGTAAGCCCATAAGCTTTGAAACTTGAATAAGAGCAGCTATAAGTCTATAACTACTGAAGCTTGCTTCTACACATGTAGCCATACTAGAGAATCGGTATGTTCAGCAATTCTGCTTACAAAAATACATGGACCATGAGACAAACACTAGTACAAGAGAAAACGAaggttttgttttggttctctacatgaaaaaaaacacacttaaCATCATACAATTTATGTTTTTTCCATGAAAGACTGCGAAAGCATGAGAACTGCTTTCTTCATTTCGAAGTATCAACACCAGAAAATAAGGAAAAGTAGGATAGAATATAATCAATCACTAACCTCGCTTCAATTTGGTAGATGCAAATTGTGGGCATTTTAGaacaaaactgaaaactctCCCAGCTGTATGGTTAGTTAGGTTGCTTGAAATTGAATTCATGAACATACCTGAGATGAATTCATGAAACTACAATGTGGGTGCAGACTCAGCAGAGATTATTGCTGTTGCAAGAAATCTAGATTTTCTATGGTTGTTAAACGGTAAATGAAGGGATATAGAAGGAAGACTATAGTTTCTTCAGTGgtcaacttgttatattactTTAGCAGGGACCATATTGGTACTATGAACCTATCTGAAGCAAGTCTGTATCATATTGGAATTGTAAGTCAAGATGACTTTGTGATTTTGTGTATAAGTAGCCAATTCTGAATCGTAAACCTCACACCTGCACAAAGCTTGAAGCTTCTGCAACGTGAGTTCATAGTTCATATACAATTTTAAGCTTGTGTGGGTGACGTACTAATGGGGAAGATGTGTTGTTCAGGAGGTGATGGCGATGGCGGTCTTAACCTCACGGCTGTTGTTGTGGTGATCGTAGTTGCTCTTGTTGTTATGACTGTGTTTTTCCCTCCGCCACGACGCAGAGTTGCTATTTATCGCTGCTATTGATCCAGACATTTTTCTCAAGACATAAACATTGTTGCTTTATAATTACTTCATACTCTAATATTGTCTGAATTTGATGCAAGCCATGTAATACTATCATGTTACAAGGACCCGGAGTTCTTTTCATTGTTTCCTCTCCTTTTTTTTATGTGATAAGAAGTTATTTTCATATGGATTATGTAGTTCGTTCCAATTTCATTCACAAATCACAGTAAACTTTGGTTATTTCCGTGATCAAATGTATGTATCGGCAAACTAGGAGAACCAATCGTAAACAGAAAACATACAATTAATTTCATATGATATTCCATAAGCAGTGGTTTTTATGGTTCTTAATTAGTTCATGAATCTGATATTGTATTCTGGAAATATGGCTGGAGAAAAGGTGCATAAGGGAGAAAATCTATTGAGGGGATCCTTCCATGGGAATATATGAGAATATTACTATATATTAAACTCCAAAGGTTGATCTTGTGGGAACTAAATTACCAAGAAGAGTTTGAACTTTCCTAGTCTTCATAACCTGCTCCAACTTATATTGCTTATCTAATTATCAAACTCATCTTAGTTGAccggcaaaactctcaaaagcATGTCAATGTTTGGATGCTTAGATAGTTATTAGGCAAAGCCAAATCGAATATTTAGTCTAAAAATTCGATTGTTCTTCCGTTTTCTTCTCTACATGATGACAATGAGACCTTACAAAAAGCACATAAAGTTAAGCAATCATTATGACTAAAATTTGCTTCTGGATCAATACAGTAAGTATTgttaaaacaaacaaaaaatcaatGTATTAAGTACTAACTAATCAGCATGCTTAACACAGGCCACACTTGAACACCATTATTTCTTTTTGGTCTAAAACACTTGAACACCATAGccaggatatagtggactactAACACTTTCTTTTGAGGATAAAAAGTTCCGAAAACCAACGCTCGGTCACTAATCTAGGAGTATCAAAGAACATTAGTTTAGTAGTACTGTACCAGAGGCATAAGCGGCCCATAAATCCCCatgtcacaaccccgaaatttcgagtgataaaattcgaaatcgaagccatgaataACTGTAAAACAAtcacaaatatattgaaatcatcttatagtcacagTGTATCAAAACTGAGTTCAAATTACGACTCaatcgatttgattattacaaaaccagtttataattcaagtattataacaaatggaaatgaaaaatcctctcaatcctcaccacaaatagaataaataaacttcgacaatcttcagagaaagccctctaattctgctaatccgcacatgcagaactatcccctacaccatcgaataggtgcaccaggattgtaaacacaaacccggtaagctttaccgCTCATATGAGTAAACTAATAGTATAACACACATCGCATACTAAAGAAAAAACCAATGACATTTAAAAATAGATGTAATCGTAAAACATTGGACGACCCatttggttgtccaataacatctgaaaatataagtactCATGATGCATTAGGCAACCTATTTGTTTACCCAATTACGTTTAAAATAccagtactcatgagacccagatactcatctgttacccctcatgcagtattGCCGATAGATAAtgggcaacccatttgttacccaatatcatacaaaaatatgggtactcatgagacccaggtaacccatatgttacccctcatgcagtttACCAGCAGACATACTAGatctctaactgaatcgtaaacgCACTCGGCCAAGGCTCGGTTTCGATTACTGtcaacaacgtccgaagaccagaaaacgttttaacaagactcaatgttaaaccgcgtacaatataacaatcaccACATGTTTATTGCACtgcaaccaagcgactcttgctcaataatatatatatagttgtcacagtacaaactcatttggaaataaaagcgtaacagtatataatatagcaacctatatatatgtatcgtatttaccatttatacacatacacaactcactatattatatacatgtcatagttcaacctttttaagaaaatgtaaatatgagtcaccgccaggggtagactcgtcatagtgagatttactcaccttattgccTGGTTGTAATTTCCATGACACCGAGAGCAATTCCTTCACTCGTTTTTTCGGTCACCTAATTGCATAATAAAGTGGTTagaaacgatacgtaaaacctcagatTTCGAATCAGTACAACTATTTACTGTTCAACAAATTACGGTTTTTacgtaattactgttcacgtaatcATTGTTCACCAAATTACTGTTCAAAAATtagttttacaatttactgctCGGAAATATTGTTCACACGCAGCCGAACGTGGCGATACGTAGGGCTCACACGCCACCTCAAATCGTGCGCGTGGCGTGCCCACGACCACCCAAAACTcactcctctcctctcctctcctcatcCCTTCCACGACGTAATGCCGTCCCTCCACTACTCCAATTTctctcacgcgccgccctaggcgTGTAGCGTCCAAGGGTAGGAGCTGGAGACCGTACGGTGCCTTTGGGACCAGCGGTGAGAGCCACGGTGGCCGGAGCTGAGAGATCGGCGGAGGTGATTTTGAGAGTGAGGGTCGGggtcgagagagagagagagagagagagagagagagagagagactatTTCTAAAATaggaaactagggtttcccaAAAACATCCTTTTATACATTTTTCTAattcggaaaccaacttccgtcgataataactttcacatacgacgtccgattaaggtgcgtGACATATccatgaactcgtatcgacgaactCTACAACTTctatgaaggaagtttttggagACGAGCaatggaataaaagtcgactctcgaGTCACAGAAAACCTAAcgttttcaatttaaattttctgAAGTCGGTTTCGTTTCGTTTGACATCAACGAGGAAAtgaaaaatgtgatttttattcaatttctaAGTTTAATAACTTACATGAATATATTCAAAGCCAACCCGATAATTTGGGGTTTTACACCCCATAATTTCTGAAACTTGAATATGATCAGCCATGATTACTTAAACTAAAAGTTCCTTATGTACATATGGCCATGGTACGTAGATTTATACTAGGAAAATAATCAGTATATTAAGCAATATTTGCAAAGTACATAGACAATGCTACAACGTTCAGTACATTCATCAGAACCACTTCCAGGAATTCAGGAAACAATAAGCGGGATACCTATCCCAAAAACTCATAAAGGACCAAGCCAACTAGTTCATTTGAATAACACCGTAAATACCCCAAGTATTGTTCAAAGAAGAATAACAAACCAAATCGAAAAGAGTACTCAAAGCTCAGGATTGAAAACCAATCTTATCTCACTATTTGTTGTAAACCATTTGAACCAGTCCCATCAAAATCTGTAATTATAGCCCCAACACAAATAATACTGAAGCATCTATTTGCCCACGATATGGGGCACAAAATCACCAGCCACAGGAGGATGTAATGCCAATGTAATcaaattaaccaaaaaaaaaatgccaaTGTAATCAGACAAAAATTTTGCGGTTTATGCTGCagactttatttttattttttatgggACATAATTTTCATGAAACCAGCAATGCCAAATACAATCTGAGGAAGATTAACATCATTACAAAAAAGCTCCTTGCAATGCCATTCCCAAATAAACCCATGAGTATTGGAGTACagtaaaattaaagaaaaaaaaaaaaaaaccaaaaagattactttttttttacaaaaactACTGTtcgaaaacactgttcacgcgccataaaaaataataacaatgCAATTGGATGGAGACTTAACAGAATAATcaaattgtttaaaatttaaaagtataatagtgatcagttgaaattgaaacatgaATGACTAAACTGCATGTCGAATTACTAAAACTTGGAAAAGTGACTAGTATGTTGTCCAAAAAAACCAAGGGGTGCAAGAAATAGTATTCAAAATTGGAATTTAACTTAAGACATAGATTGAGCTAAGGAGAAGTCACACCTCATGGTCTTGCAAGCACTTTTCATTCATGGTACTCGGCTCTTATATCTGTGTTTGGGGTAACAACAGTTAGCAACTCATAAATAGAATGTTATGTAAACAGCAGACAAATGGACATGAACTAACCTGTTTGGGGAATCTCGATCCACTAGTCATGGCTGAACTTTATTGACAAATGCCTTGCATTTGTTTTCTATATCACCTGGATTGAACCTATAACCCTTTGAAGTGGAATAAGGACTACCATGATTCTGCTTGTTTTCACTCAAGCTTCTAATGCTTGAACATTTTATGTTCCAACTCCTTATGTCCTTCTAAAAGTGCAGAATGCAACTTAGGTCAGATGATCAAATCTCTCGACCCTTAAATGATAAGCAGAACGAGGTGAAGCAAGAATTTCATCTATTTATCACACTCTAGTACTCATCGTCTCCATGCCACAATAGGaacatttcatcatcaaactcTATTAAATTTCTTTTAAACTCAATTTCTCTGTTTGATAATGAGAAGTGTGATTAAAGTAAagaattctaattaaattagtGATCAAGTCAAGAATCTTACCATGCACAGTAGATAGCTAAGTAATGACAGATGAAGACATAGTAATTCCTAGTTACTGAGATGCTACATCTAATGCTTGTATAACTCGAAGTTGGATCAGGCCTTAATTGCTAATCATACTGAAGACGAACCAATTTGTGTGATAAAGCTTATAGTATAGTAATTATTTGGGTTCATTAAA
This is a stretch of genomic DNA from Argentina anserina chromosome 4, drPotAnse1.1, whole genome shotgun sequence. It encodes these proteins:
- the LOC126791223 gene encoding uncharacterized protein LOC126791223; the protein is MATIAVACFSYLTAPITRTQGLSGYFPILSYPFYTQFRTSFSASMATPIHVSASSSSSSSSPAIGADENKGGGFSGMVGANDLLIVGPGVLGRLVAEKWREDHPGCEIYGQTVTVDHHEELIKVGINPCLKGTKTDHKFPNVIFCAPPSRTSDYPGDVRVAALNWNGEGSFLFTSSSAPFDCNDNSPCDEDSPVVPIGRSPRTDILLNAEKVVLEFGGVILRLAGLYKADRGAHVYWLSKGTVDANRDHILNLIHYEDAASLSVAILKKRLRSRILLGCDNHPLSRKEVMDLVNKSGKFTEVFDSFTGTTDPLGKKLNNSKTRSEIGWEPKYPSFAQFLESL